The following are encoded together in the Myxococcus guangdongensis genome:
- a CDS encoding transporter, whose translation MKRMLLSVLFAVLFSATGAQAQQADLRDYEAGFFVPHRGIITNMYLRHVSASGERDFSQLQAAFRATYVLKFGDLVVVPLDLSLPVVDVTVFQGNPAAPSGPKTALRASGVGDVTYIPTIGYGLVQNAEDNTHTWFALTPYVTVPVGSYDSNRLVNIGANRWVVRPQLVAGQRFKKIFTAELMGSVAFQGDNDEFLIPSAEGGSKVVMSQAPSFGGIFHLGMDLSSTFFTGAGYIVEASGKRTIDTPAGELEIAKSTTVQSLRLTMGIRLEKASTLMLQFQPDVAASEGVTKSQFIGARFTHVFF comes from the coding sequence ATGAAGCGCATGCTGCTCAGTGTCCTGTTCGCAGTGCTGTTCTCGGCCACCGGGGCCCAGGCCCAGCAGGCGGACCTGCGTGACTACGAGGCGGGATTTTTCGTCCCGCACCGGGGCATCATCACCAACATGTATCTGCGTCACGTCTCCGCGTCCGGCGAGCGTGACTTCTCACAACTCCAAGCGGCCTTCCGCGCCACGTACGTGCTCAAGTTCGGTGACCTGGTGGTGGTGCCGTTGGATTTGAGCCTGCCGGTAGTGGACGTGACGGTGTTCCAGGGAAACCCGGCGGCGCCCTCGGGGCCGAAGACGGCGCTGCGCGCCTCGGGCGTGGGGGATGTGACGTACATCCCGACCATTGGATATGGGTTGGTGCAGAACGCGGAGGACAACACGCACACGTGGTTCGCGCTCACGCCGTACGTCACCGTGCCGGTGGGCAGCTATGACAGCAACCGGCTGGTGAACATCGGCGCGAACCGGTGGGTGGTGCGTCCGCAGCTGGTCGCGGGACAGCGCTTCAAGAAGATCTTCACGGCGGAGCTGATGGGCAGCGTGGCGTTCCAGGGTGACAACGACGAGTTCCTGATTCCGAGCGCGGAGGGTGGCTCGAAGGTGGTGATGAGCCAGGCGCCATCGTTCGGCGGCATCTTCCATCTGGGCATGGACCTGTCCTCCACGTTCTTCACGGGCGCGGGCTACATCGTCGAGGCGTCGGGGAAGCGCACCATCGACACGCCGGCGGGAGAGCTGGAGATCGCCAAGAGCACCACGGTGCAGTCGCTGCGGCTGACGATGGGCATCCGGCTGGAGAAGGCCTCCACGCTGATGCTCCAGTTCCAGCCGGACGTCGCCGCGTCCGAGGGCGTGACGAAGAGCCAGTTCATCGGCGCTCGGTTCACGCACGTGTTCTTCTAG
- a CDS encoding Zn-dependent alcohol dehydrogenase produces the protein MKAAVCFEKDVLTVTDVSFEPPQAREVLVRMVACGVCHTDLSVVNGTVKMKLPCVLGHEGAGIVEEVGEEVTHLRKGDKVVLSWVAQCGECYFCRIQRPNLCELGERINAGNRMPDGSTRLRKDSRELNVFSALGALSEYAVVPARAAVKLPEDAPLDKAALVGCAVTTGVGAVFNTAQMPPGATVAVFGTGGVGLNIIQGAVIAGAERIIAVDVHPKKLEFAKVFGATDVIDATSVDPVVGIRELTRGRGADYAYEAVGRKETIEQAYQCTRKAGTCVVVGVGSVKEQISLNVFVLPLFEKRLLGSWFGTADVHRDMPRLLDLYKQKRLKLDELVTTTYTLDQLDRAFTDMKNGVNARGVVLF, from the coding sequence ATGAAGGCCGCGGTGTGTTTCGAGAAGGACGTGCTGACCGTCACCGACGTGAGCTTCGAGCCGCCGCAGGCGCGCGAGGTGCTCGTCCGCATGGTCGCCTGTGGCGTCTGTCACACGGACCTGTCGGTGGTGAACGGCACGGTGAAGATGAAGCTGCCCTGTGTGTTGGGGCACGAGGGCGCGGGCATCGTCGAGGAAGTGGGGGAGGAGGTCACCCATCTGCGGAAGGGGGACAAGGTCGTCCTCTCGTGGGTGGCGCAGTGTGGCGAGTGCTACTTCTGTCGCATCCAACGGCCGAACCTGTGCGAGCTCGGCGAGCGCATCAACGCGGGCAACCGGATGCCGGACGGGAGCACGCGGCTGCGCAAGGACTCGCGGGAGCTGAACGTGTTCTCCGCGCTGGGAGCGCTGTCGGAGTACGCGGTGGTGCCGGCGAGGGCGGCGGTGAAGCTCCCCGAGGATGCGCCGCTCGACAAGGCGGCGCTGGTGGGCTGCGCGGTGACGACGGGCGTGGGGGCGGTGTTCAACACGGCGCAGATGCCGCCAGGGGCCACGGTGGCGGTGTTCGGCACGGGCGGCGTGGGGTTGAACATCATCCAGGGTGCGGTGATTGCCGGCGCCGAGCGAATCATCGCGGTGGACGTGCACCCGAAGAAGCTGGAGTTCGCCAAGGTGTTCGGCGCGACGGACGTCATCGACGCGACGAGCGTGGACCCGGTGGTGGGCATCCGCGAGCTGACGCGAGGGCGAGGCGCGGACTATGCGTACGAAGCGGTGGGCCGCAAGGAGACCATCGAGCAGGCCTACCAGTGCACGCGCAAGGCGGGCACGTGCGTCGTCGTCGGCGTGGGGAGCGTGAAGGAGCAGATCTCCCTCAACGTCTTCGTGCTACCGCTGTTCGAGAAGCGGCTGCTCGGCTCCTGGTTCGGCACGGCGGACGTGCACCGCGACATGCCTCGGCTGCTGGACCTCTACAAGCAGAAGAGGCTCAAGCTGGATGAGTTGGTGACGACGACGTACACGCTGGACCAGCTCGACCGGGCCTTCACGGACATGAAGAACGGAGTGAATGCCCGGGGCGTGGTCCTGTTCTGA